TAGGGTGAGATCAGATGTGATGTATATTAAAGAGTCTCAATGCAAGTCAAAGAAAAGTCCCATtgtttttattatgtttattaATCATTTTAAATACACCATATTAAAACCACACATGCACATGTCTCTACTACAAATCTGCTTGACACACTGCATTCATTTTTTCATTAAAAGGTTATTCGGGGGGGATGCAGTTGTTGAATGGAAGTAATGAAATAGGCATTTGTGAACATCATTTAGCCTACACAGTACAAACAATATATCACctttacttattccacattttgttgttacaaagtgggattaaaatggatttgtcTTTTGTTTTAACGACACAAAATActcaatgtcaaagtggaagaaaaattttACATTTGTAAAAGAAAGTGAAAAATAAAACTAATCTTCAtcagataagtattcaacccctgagtcaatacatgttaaacACATTACGTAACCCTTTTTAGGCTGTACAaagtgtgtacaaaacattgacaccttcctaatattgagttgccctcagaacagcctcaatttgttggggtatggactctataaggtgtcgaaagcattccacagggattctggcctATGTTGAGTCCAACTCTTCCtacaagttggctgaatgtcctttgggtagtggaccattattgatagacacagaaaactgttgaacagggctccgggcagccgagcggaaatggaggaaaactcgcctccctgcggacctggcatcctttcactccctcctctctacattttcctcctctgtctctgctgctaaagccactttctaccactctaaattccaagcatctgcctctaaccctaggaagctctttgccaccttctcctccctcctgaatcccccctcctccctctctgcagatgacttcgtcaaccattttgaaaagaaggtcgacgacatccgatcctcgtttgctaagtcaaacgacaccgctggttctgctcacactgccctaccctgtgctctgacctctttctcccctctctctccagatgaaatctcgcgtcttgtgacggccggccgcccaacaacctgcccgcttgaccctatcccctcctctcttctccagaccatttccggagaccttctccttacctcacctcgctcatcaactcatccctgaccgctggctacgtcccttccgtcttcaagagagcgagagttgcaccccttctgaaaaaacctacactcgatccctccgatgtcaacaactacagaccagtatcccttctttcttttctctccaaaactcttgaacgtgccgtccttggccagctctcccgctatctctctcagaatgaccttcttgatccaaatcagtcaggtttcaagactagtcattcaactgagactgctcttctctgtatcacggaggcgctccgcactgctaaagctaactctctctcctctgctctcatccttctagacctatcggctgccttcgatactgtgaaccatcagatcctcctctccaccctctccgagttgggcatctccggcgcggcccacgcttggattgcgtcctacctgacaggtcgctcctaccaggtggcgtggcgagaatctgtctcctcaccacgcgctctcaccactggtgtcccccagggctctgttctaggccctctcctattctcgctatacaccaagtcacttggctctgtcataacctcacatggtctctcctatcattgctatgcagacgacacacaattaatcttctcctttccccttctgatgaccaggtggcgaatcgcatctctgcatgtctggcagacatatcagtgtggatgacggatcaccacctcaagctgaacctcggcaagacggagctgctcttcctcccggggaaggactgcccgttccatgatctcgccatcacggttgacaactccattgtgtcctcctcccagagcgctaagaaccttggcgtgatcctggacaacaccctgtcgttctcaactaacatcaaggcggtggcccgttcctgtaggttcatgctctacaacatccgcagagtacgaccctgcctcacacaggaagcggcgcaggtcctaatccaggcacttgtcatctcccgtctggattactgcaactcgctgttggctgggctccctgcctgtgccattaaacccctacaactcatccagaacgccgcagcccgtctggtgttcaaccttcccaagttctctcacgtcaccccgctcctccgctctctccactggcttccagttgaagctcgcatccgctacaagaccatggtgcttgcctacggagctatgaggggaacggcacctcagtacctccaggctctgatcaggccctacacccaaacaagggcactgcgttcatccacctctggcctgctcgcctccctaccactgaggaagtacagttcccgctcagcccagtcaaaactgttcgctgctctggccccccaatggtggaacaaactccctcacgacgccaggacagcggagtcaatcaccaccttccggagacacctgaaaccccacctctttaaggaatacctaggataggataagtaatccttctcaccccgccctaaaagatttagatgcactattgtaaagtggctgttccactggatgtcataaggtgaatgcaccaatttgtaagtcgctctggataagagcgtctgctaaatgacttaaatgtaatgtatgtaatgagTGTGAAACATCCAGcggcgttgcagttcttgacacaaactggtgcgcctgccatctactaccataccccattcaaaggcacttaaatattttgtcttgcccattcaccctctgaatggcagacatacacaatccttctttaacctgtctgctccccttcctctacactgattgaagtggatttaaaaagtgacatcaataagggatcaaagctttcacctggtcagtctatgtcatggaaagtgcaggtgtccttaatgttttgtacactcagtgtatatcacaCATGTCTGGATGCAATATTCTACCCAAAAATATTCAACACTGAAATCTGTTACTATGGTTATTCCAAATGATATTTTCTGCTGAAAATAATGAAAATGAATGGTTGTCTTTAATGCAGTGTTTGATCCAAACATCAGAAGCTATGAAGTGGAATggtttttctgctggtgtattCTGAGGTAGCTCCTCTCTAACAACCTCTTCCCACAGTGCGTACAGGCGAACCACATTTCGCCCGTTTGGCCCTTCAGGTGCATCTTCAGATGGTGCTGGCTGGAGAATCTGTTCTCACACTGGGGTCAGCTATATTATTTATCCCCTTTGTGGACCCTCTGGTGTCTCTTCAGGTGACCAGCCTGGGCAAAgcgcatgtgacactgggtacagctgaagggtttctcccctgtgtggaccctctggtgcttCTTCAGGTTGCCAGCCTCAGCGAAGCGCATATGACACTGGGTACAGCcgaagggtttctcccctgtgtggaccctctggtggatctccaccttctgggggcagctgaagcctttgttacagaaTATGCATAGGAACCGTTTCTCTTTACTTTTGCCTGATGTTGCTCCTCTACCCTGTGCCTTGGCCTTTTGGCCCTTTGAGTTCAATACCTGATCGAAAAGGACGTGGTCCTGTGAATTGGAAGGTCCCATCAACGTGGACACTGACTCGCGATCCCTGACAGTGTGTAAAGGAGATTGGGTCGTGACATTTGGATTTGTCTCTAAGCTTTCCCTGTAATTTAAGAAATCTCTGCCTTGTGAGTGTCCTTCTCCTAAGTCAGTCTTGTCTACATTCCATGTCAGAGGAGCGTCGCCCTCCACTTTCACAGTGACTTCATCTACGACTACAACCTCCCCTTTCTTATCTAGGCACCCTTCAGAGTATAAACTACTACTGTACCGGTTCCAGTTTCTTCTGGACAGATCAGTGAGTATCTCTAAGCCCAAGGGCATGATGCCAGGGTCCATCTCTGTAGTATAAGAACAAGACAGATCATTGCCAGTCTCTAATGCGTCTCCTGAGTCCCGAAGGGAATGAACAGTCCTCGGGCTTGGGTTACTGTGAAGTAAATACTCTGAGCCGGAAGCAGGAGGACAGCCCAgtctccccagccccagtcttTCTGGGTCTGATCTCTGGTCAGATCCTGTGCGTAAGAGCCTGTGTGTAACAGTTAAAGTAtccgtgtctgtctctgacttgaGGACGGCGTTCTGCGTTCCACTGACCTCCGTGATTCTGTGTCGGGTCCTGGGCGGCGCTGGGGCGATGGTGGGGGGGTCCTTTGTGGCTACATGGGGCTCTACAGCTGCCCGAGTCTGGGTGTCTCTGCTGTGCCAtgggtcctcctctctttcagacCTCTCCAGCTTGACCCCAGAACCTGCAGCCTCTGTTTCTGCAGACTGACACAAGAAGAGAGGAGGTTATTACCCGGTACATGAGTTGAATTGGATTACAATGTTGTTGAGGATGTACATGTAAGACAGTGAATACCTGAGGGGAGCCTTACTGAAATAAACGGCCACATTTGATTTACAAAGTAACTAATATTTCATGCCACACTATTACACTAACCTCTATCATGATAACTTgctgggttgaggttccactcccctcatcaacagtgattggttggtcatctctccatgtaatgtgtcctgctggcttcacaaAGCTCCTGTGGCCTTCAGTGAGATGTCCTTCACCTGAGAGAGTGATTTCAGGAAGAGGTTAGGTTAGCTACTGTCAATGCTTAATGGTATGTTTTACACTATTGACATGTTCTAGAATTGGCAAGGATATAACTTCTTGATATACTATTGATTGATTATGTTCCATGCATCCCAGTTTTCAATGAGTAAATAATAGAAAATGCAGTAAATCAAGTTAGAATATGATATTGTGTCATACCATTTAATTTCAATCATATTTTGAACGCAGAACTTTTCATTTGGACTAAACTTATATACATATTTGCCCATGATAGAAGTAGTCAGATATGAACTGTTCTGAGAAAGTAGCTGATTTTAGCAATTTTTAGATAATTGACGTtaaatggcaaaaaaaaaaaaaagttaattgttttttttattaaatGTAATAAACAAATTATAAAATAGATTaacaaccctgtttgtaagcaTTTAAATTATATAAAACTTaaccatttatattttccagtgatgaagacatagATATCTCATGGTAAGGTGGGGTCGACTTTGAGCACATCGATCTCCTAAATGTTTTGgtattcaggtccaaaaagttactttctgaccacttctaccaTGAGCAAACATGTAGAGAAAGTTTTGTTCAACTCAAATGGGGTGTGGTTAAAAAGTGATTGAAATCAAATGGAAAGACCCAATATCATATTCTAAACAGAATCTTGATGCacgacattatctattattaacTCACTTAAAACAATGTGATGTATGGAACAAAACCAATCGAGCTATAAACATAATGGTTTTGGTTAAACTAATTTGGGGGGAGATGTGGAACGAACCTATTGTGTCTTTGGGCAAAATAACTAAGTAATCAGGTGAATTATTGCATTCTAACTATCCAAAAACTGACCAAGATCCAATTCTGattaacacatctaaagacacacatgcacaaaggGGAACAAGGCGACAGGCACTGAGCTATATGAACCGAGACACCCTGGGCCTTGCCAAATGTACCTCTTGCCATTCCTCTGTATCGGTCGAGGATCTTGACACTACTGGGACGACTGGCGAGGACGCGCTCTTGCGTTGTCCTCTCTGCGCGCTCACGTGCCACCTTCAGTTCCAGTAGTTTCCTCCGCAATGTCCTGTTTTCTTTCCGGCTTTGAGTTAattccaaacgaaacactgcatagtcgtcatctacgagtttacagatctctgctacggctgcattcgctagaacctccatgatggaggctatttgagtgtgaaaaaccaaaCAGTCAGCCATTGTTAGCAGCTAACTTTACCAAGACAACATCAGCCAAGTCCTGTCTCCAACGCGAATCAAATACTACCTGGGGCAAGTATGTAATGCCGTGTAGTTAAATTTGTAATATTTTGAGTTCTATTGATTTAACAAATGTCTAAATAACAACAATATAACCGCTAACGTGAAAATTGAAACTGGTCAATGCTTACTTCCGTTTACTACTTCTTAGATGAGGTTTTGTTGCGAATTTCACGCAAAAGGTGTATTGCCGCCACCAACTGGATAGGGGTgaaaaaatgcaataaatgaTATTATGGGGAACGGAAAATAACATTATTCCACACAAACTACCAACATTTTACAAAAACGACAAAAATCCCACTCCAGTCATTCAAAAACTCAAATACCTTGCTAAGGCTCTGGGACCTGAGAAGGTGAGACAGTACTACATCCCAACTGGCACATTATGTCATTATGATGATAAATAATGGTCAGTTTAAGATGTCTTTTTTTGAGAGAAAATGTGTACTACATCACATATGTCcagatatgtgcaccacgtcattgctctctctctctctctctctctctctcgctctcgctctctctgctgtgtccactGAGCCGTTAGGCCGCACTGCAACCTCATTGGATAATGCTGTGGGGGGCTGAAGTACATTGGTTAGAACTTGAATTGCCTAGGGGCTGGCCCAGATTTGGGGGGTGTAGAGAAAATGGCTTGGCACAACTTCAAGaatacaaatcaaatgttatttgtcacatgcgttgaATACAGTGAaacacttacttacaagcccttaaacaacaatgcagttttaagaagataacaaataattaaagagcagcattaaataacaatagcagggctatatacaggggttaccagttcagagtcaatgtgcaagggaactggtgtcgaggtaattatgtacatgtaggtagagtggctatgcatagataataatagagagtagcagcagtgtgtgtgtgtgtgtgggggggtgtagaGAAAATGGCTTGGCACAACTTCAAGaatacaaatcaaatgttatttgtcacatgcgttgaATACAGTGAaacacttacttacaagcccttaaacaacaatgcagttttaagaagataacaaataattaaagagcagcattaaataacaatagcagggctatatacaggggttaccagttcagagtcaatgtgcaagggaactggtgtcgaggtaattatgtacatgtaggtagagtggctatgcatagataataatagagagtagcagcagtgtgtgtgtgtgtgggggggtgtagaGAAAATGGCTTGGCACAACTTCAAGaatacaaatcaaatgttatttgtcacatgcgttgaATACAGTGAaacacttacttacaagcccttaaacaacaatgcagttttaagaagataacaaataattaaagagcagcattaaataacaatagcagggctatatacaggggttaccagttcagagtcaatgtgcaagggaactggtgtcgaggtaattatgtacatgtaggtagagtggctatgcatagataataatagagagtagcagcagtgtgtgtgtgtgggggcctaccactgttgtgtcatcagtaaacttaatgatggtgttggtatgaacagggagtacaggaagggactgagcacgcacccctgaggggcccccgtgttgaggatcagcgtggcggatgtgttgttacctacccttaccacttggggtagcccgtcaggaaatccaggatccagttgcagagggaggtgtttagtcccagggtccttagcttagtgatgagctttgagggcactatggtgttgaacgctgaactgtagtcaatgaatagcattctcacttaggtgttccttttgtccaggtgggaaatggcagtgtggagtgcaatagtgTATCATCTGTGTACCTGTTGGTGGCttatgcaaattggagtaggtctagggtttctgggataatagtgttgatgtgagcaatgaccagcctttcaaagcatttcatggctacagatgtgagtgctacgggtcggtagtcatttaggaaggttaccttagtgttcttgggcacagggactatggtggtctgcttttaacatattggtattacagactcagacagggagaggttgaaaatgtcagtgaagacacttgccagttggtcagcgcatgctcggagtgtACGTCCTGGTAATtagtctggcccagcggccttgtgaatgttgacctgtttaaaggtcttactctcatcagctacggagagcgtgatcacagagTTGTTCGGagcagctgatgctctcatgcatgtttcagtgttacttgcctcaaagcgagcacagaagttatttagctcgtctggtaggcttgtgtcagtgggcagctctcagctgtgcttccctttgtagtttgtaatagtttgcaagccttgTCACATCCGACGAGCGCCGGAGCCAGtttagtacgattcgatcttagtcctgtgttgatgctttgcctgtttgatggttcgtcggtgggcatagcaggatttcttataagcttccgggttagagtaccgctccttgaaagcggcagctctaccctttagctcagtgcgaatgttgcctgtaatccatgcc
This genomic stretch from Oncorhynchus keta strain PuntledgeMale-10-30-2019 chromosome 29, Oket_V2, whole genome shotgun sequence harbors:
- the LOC118361940 gene encoding uncharacterized protein LOC118361940 isoform X2, yielding MADCLVFHTQIASIMEVLANAAVAEICKLVDDDYAVFRLELTQSRKENRTLRRKLLELKVARERAERTTQERVLASRPSSVKILDRYRGMARGEGHLTEGHRSFVKPAGHITWRDDQPITVDEGSGTSTQQVIMIESAETEAAGSGVKLERSEREEDPWHSRDTQTRAAVEPHVATKDPPTIAPAPPRTRHRITEVSGTQNAVLKSETDTDTLTVTHRLLRTGSDQRSDPERLGLGRLGCPPASGSEYLLHSNPSPRTVHSLRDSGDALETGNDLSCSYTTEMDPGIMPLGLEILTDLSRRNWNRYSSSLYSEGCLDKKGEVVVVDEVTVKVEGDAPLTWNVDKTDLGEGHSQGRDFLNYRESLETNPNVTTQSPLHTVRDRESVSTLMGPSNSQDHVLFDQVLNSKGQKAKAQGRGATSGKSKEKRFLCIFCNKGFSCPQKVEIHQRVHTGEKPFGCTQCHMRFAEAGNLKKHQRVHTGEKPFSCTQCHMRFAQAGHLKRHQRVHKGDK